From the Oncorhynchus nerka isolate Pitt River linkage group LG28, Oner_Uvic_2.0, whole genome shotgun sequence genome, one window contains:
- the LOC135565539 gene encoding zinc finger BED domain-containing protein 4-like, with amino-acid sequence MSQRARHSGRGFTGSPYTRNRGNREALSVHQDTRPRRIRPNGRGFTNRPNTRNRGNLEDLSVHQFPRPQGIRQNAGTQGIFTPKRHLSNMIVSLLQPLSIVEDAGFQAFVDAIKQPGTLIPKETFSIRKDLLRMYNKTRQKVEQSLALAHDIVLAAELWVARAEESYLTVTCHVIDREWNLNSYVLETTKVLGEDTSVDIVKQLLGIANDWGIKEKIHTVVTNIDGSMREEISRNGWTHIPCFAHTLNLVFKDTLMEDPVLEEMLRKCQKIVRFFHNDIEAEKKLKEAQLQQQLPHHGLIQSVGDGWFSCFHMLKRLAEQYMAINTVLSQRQEFDLCLNGSDITKASSAVAALQPFKDVTEEMLQRCKDISNNQQYYLLSNSIPLVEELQTKISKEQRGNDVANHLAKQCKIHFGDLKKSQRLVLTTALDPRFKNLILNVNDSESANHFLTKLLKDLKAISSPLIVSSDVPNLVQLLKQYSEHSSIPEKENPLAWWRFEGSVKFKDLSRVALRNLGVVSTAIPLDRAFHETDKMFYSRRSCLEPENINIILFLNSNYTP; translated from the exons ATGTCTCAAAGAGCAAGACATTCTG GGAGGGGCTTTACTGGTAGTCCTTATACCAGGAACAGGGGAAACCGTGAAGCACTGTCTGTTCATCAGGACACTAGACCACGAAGGATTAGACCAAATG GGAGGGGATTTACTAACAGGCCTAACACCAGGAACAGGGGAAACCTTGAAGACCTGTCTGTTCACCAGTTCCCTAGACCTCAAGGAATCAGACAAAACG CTGGCACTCAAGGAATATTCACACCCAAAAGGCACCTGTCAAACATGATTGTCTCCCTCTTGCAACCACTGTCCATTGTAGAAGATGCTGGTTTCCAGGCATTTGTGGATGCCATAAAACAACCTGGCACCCTCATTCCAAAGGAGACATTTTCTATTCGAAAAGACCTTCTCAGAATGTACAATAAGACGAGGCAGAAGGTAGAGCAATCCCTTGCCTTGGCTCATGACATTGTCTTAGCAGCTGAACTGTGGGTTGCAAGAGCAGAAGAGTCCTATCTGACAGTGACTTGCCATGTCATCGACAGAGAATGGAACCTCAATTCCTACGTATTGGAAACAACTAAAGTCCTGGGTGAAGATACGTCAGTCGACATAGTAAAACAACTGTTAGGAATTGCAAACGACTGGGGAATAAAAGAAAAGATTCACACCGTGGTGACAAACATAGATGGATCCATGAGAGAAGAGATTTCTAGAAATGGATGGACACACATTCCTTGCTTTGCCCACACTTTAAACCTGGTGTTCAAAGATACATTGATGGAGGATCCTGTTCTTGAGGAAATGCTGAGGAAGTGTCAGAAGATTGTGAGGTTCTTCCACAATGACATAGAAGCTGAGAAAAAGCTAAAAGAGGCTCAACTCCAACAACAGTTGCCTCATCATGGCCTGATCCAGTCTGTTGGTGATGGATGGTTCTCTTGCTTCCACATGCTGAAGAGACTTGCTGAGCAATACATGGCTATCAACACGGTGCTTAGCCAAAGGCAAGAGTTCGACCTCTGTCTTAATGGATCTGACATAACTAAAGCCTCCAGTGCGGTAGCAGCCCTTCAGCCTTTCAAAGATGTGACAGAGGAGATGTTACAGAGATGCAAAGACATCTCTAATAATCAGCAGTACTACCTCCTCTCCAACAGCATTCCTTTGGTCGAAGAACTTCAGACCAAAATCAGCAAAGAACAGAGGGGAAACGATGTAGCTAATCACTTAGCCAAGCAATGCAAAATTCATTTTGGTGATTTGAAGAAGAGCCAACGActagtccttaccacagccctggACCCAAGGTTCAAAAACCTCATACTGAATGTCAACGACAGTGAAAGTGCTAATCACTTTCTAACTAAATTGCTTAAAGATCTCAAAGCGATTTCATCTCCACTGATAGTTTCATCCGATGTACCGAACTTAGTTCAACTGCTGAAACAGTACAGTGAACACAGCTCAATTCCAGAGAAGGAAAACCCACTTGCATGGTGGAGATTTGAAGGATCTGTGAAATTCAAGGATCTGAGCAGGGTAGCCCTTAGAAACCTTGGTGTGGTTTCTACAGCGATCCCCTTGGATAGGGCTTTCCATGAGACAGATAAAATGTTCTACAGCAGACGAAGTTGCCTGGAGCCAGAGAATATCAACATCATACTGTTTCTGAACAGCAACTACACTCCTTAG